Proteins co-encoded in one Ziziphus jujuba cultivar Dongzao chromosome 9, ASM3175591v1 genomic window:
- the LOC107426688 gene encoding auxin-induced protein 15A-like, translating into MDFRLPGLVPSKMLKRSLSSSKRGHSFAVNVPKGHLAVYVGETERKRFVIPVSVLNQSSFQDLLIQVEDEFGFEHPMGALTIPCREDAFMDLLSSLNVL; encoded by the coding sequence ATGGATTTCCGTTTGCCTGGTCTTGTTCCTTCTAAGATGCTTAAACGATCTCTTTCAAGCTCAAAGAGAGGACACTCATTTGCAGTTAATGTACCAAAGGGCCATTTGGCAGTTTATGTTGGTGAGACTGAAAGGAAGCGGTTTGTGATTCCTGTTTCAGTCCTTAACCAGTCTTCATTTCAAGACTTGCTAATTCAAGTTGAAGATGAATTTGGATTTGAACATCCAATGGGTGCTCTAACAATTCCCTGCAGAGAAGATGCCTTCATGGATCTTCTTTCTAGCTTGAATGTGTTATGA